A window of Narcine bancroftii isolate sNarBan1 chromosome 6, sNarBan1.hap1, whole genome shotgun sequence genomic DNA:
CAGGCACTGGATGGAAGGCGTGCAGTCGCCCCAGGGAGCCTTTGGCAACCTCCACGTGGAAAGACTGGAGCGCTGAGAGGAGCCGCCCTCGGCTCGAAGGCGGGGGCTGAGCCCCCACTTGGTCGCTGCCCTGTCCAGCTCCCGCTCCACGTTGCCGGCGTCCGTGGACTGCGAGCCGTCCGCTCTGCGCCGACAGGTCACGGAGCGATGCTGTCCCCTTCTCTTCTGACCGCCGCCGGCCGCTCCCTCCTCGGCGGAACCCGTCTTTTTCTCTTCAGCCGGCAGCGGGGGACCCACCGCCACCTTCCTCCACTTACTGCCGCCGCCACCCATCGTCTGCCCTGGTCACGATCCTTCACTTCACGAACCCCCCCCCAATACTGTTTATGGTGGGATTTTcgcagggggataaataacacaACTCTAGCACGTCAATTTCTGCTCACCAATCCAGCCCAAGGGCGGGACAAGGCAGGAGAAAAAAAACTATAACGTAGCCCAATCCCCTCCACCAAACATCTCCAACATATCCATTTTCATTTCTGGCCAGACTTTGGGGGGAAATAGGCTCCTGTTGGATAGTATCCTGATCCAAAATTCTCTGTATCTCAGCTTCCAACGTGTTCCACCAGGAATCTGGATCCACAATGAACTCCCATTGGAGCGGATGAGAACCATGTAAGTTTTTGGGTTTTATCTGACCCAATTTCTACCCTGCCAAATTTAACGGATTGTTAGTGCTCGGGTGTAAGGGCCCTGAAGTACTTGAGGGGTTGCCATTCAATCTTAGATTGAAGTTTTTAAACCAAAGAAGTTCGTTTGGGTTAAACTAAGCTTAATTCACAATCACAGCTGATTTTAAGATTCCTCTTGCAGCATTGCTCATGGGTTAAAGCATGTTGATTAGCAATGACAAGAGCATAGATCGAAGTTAAAATAGCATGTTTAAATATGGAACACAATACAGCACTGGAACTGGCCCTATGTGCACAAAACATGATACCAAATGTTTTTTGCCTGCACATGATCGATACCCCTGCATTTATTTCCTATATATTCATGTGTCCATGTAACAGCCTCTTGAACTCTACTATCATATCTGCTTTCATTACCGCTGCACTCTGTTGTCCAAAAATTAAATGTTTCCTATTTTAGCTCATTTTATGATGCTTTTATTTATGATCAAAGTTAGAATTCAAATTGCTCAGCTAAATTTTGTAATATCTATTGACCCTTAAAGGATTCCAGCTACAAATGCTGACTGCTCATCTCTCTCCAGCTTCTCAATGCTTGTTTATAACAAGTGTGTTTAATTGGTATTCCAAAGTtgtttcaagttcctgggagttcaTGTATGGGAGTTTTCTAGAGCCAACATATCGAGGCAACTGTATATAAGGCACACAAATGTCTCCACTTTCTCTGAAGCCTGAAGAGGTTTGCCATGTTGTTGAGTTCTCTATTgaactacaggtgtactgtggaaatttactgactggttgcatcatgccaTAGCTTGGAAACTCGAGTGCCAAGGAAA
This region includes:
- the LOC138737616 gene encoding uncharacterized protein is translated as MGGGGSKWRKVAVGPPLPAEEKKTGSAEEGAAGGGQKRRGQHRSVTCRRRADGSQSTDAGNVERELDRAATKWGLSPRLRAEGGSSQRSSLSTWRLPKAPWGDCTPSIQCLTRHHGTSGSPKNPRPTEAEGEQGLPAGSRPSAQTTYRLSTSPRRLPTPAHDILLIKTRDVENNGFQISGKSTSPNLTPILYDFSEEELMASIEKDYS